TATTATCCCTGTTATATCTAAGCAAGCCAATATAGCGACTTGCAAACAAAGCGTGAACCTAGATCAGGATATCAAAGACTTGTTCAAAGACTATTTCAAATCGAAATATGGGCAAGAGCCCAACACCGAGCTTTTGGATTTATTTGATGAAGTCAGTACAAACACCTTAGAAAAAGAAGATTAAGTATGCTGCCACTATATCTCAGTATAGAAGGACTATACTCCTATCAAGAAAAACAAGAAATAGATTTTACTCAACTGACCGAATCGGGTCTATTTGGCATATTCGGAACCGTTGGGTCTGGAAAGTCCTCCATTCTGGAGGCGATAAGTTTCGCCCTATTCGGTGATACAGAGAGGTTGAATAAAACCGATAAGCGGGCTTATAATATGATGAACCTGAAGTCCAATCAAACACTGATTGTATTTGAGTTCCTCAATTTTGAGAATAAGAAATATCGTTTCGTAGCCCAGTGGAAACGTCGTAAGAATTTTGAAGACACGACGACGATTGAACGTACTGCTTATGAGTGGAAAGATGAGAATTGGATCCCCATGGACTCTGCTGATGGTGCAAAGGTGACCAACCTTTCCTATTCCAATTTCCGAAGAACGATTATCATCCCGCAAGGACAGTTCAAAGAGTTCTTAGAGCTTAAGGGTAAAGACCGTTCAGAAATGATGAAGGAGATTTTTAACCTTAATAAGTTTGACTTGGGTCCTAAAGTGGGGATGCTGCAAGCACAAAACAATCGTAAGCTAGAGAATATGCGAGGGGCACTTTCCGGATTCGAAAGTATTTCTGCCGAAGCCTTGAGCTTAAAAAAGAAAGAAGTAGAGGAAGCAAAAGAAAGCCTGGAAATAACCAAACAGGGATATCAGGAACTCTTGCAGAAAGTCCAATCCCTACAGGAGTATAAGGACAAACAAAACGAACTGCAATCGAAGTCTAGCCAATATCAGGAACTATCGAGCAAGAAAGAAAAGGTAAAGCAACAAGAGGAAGAACTTAATCGTTATGAGAAGACTTCCAATGCATTCCGCGAACCGTTGAATCAAATTCAATCGCTAAATATCGATCGTGAATCGCTTATTCATAAAATAGAGAACTTTCAAGCTAGCAAAGAGCGTCAATCGCAAGAGATTGATGTATTAGAGAAAGAAATCCAAGATATTCAAAAGGATTATTTAGGAATAAATACGCTTCGCGCAAAAGCTGAAGACTACAAACACCTCCTACAGATAAAAGAGAACGATAAGAAAGAAATTGAGTTGCAGCATCGTTTAACGAAGGGTGATCCGATTGTCATTAAAGCGAAGGCTACAGAAGATATTGTTACCAACAAACTTGCTGAACTAGAGAAACAGCTGGAAATATTGAAAGCTGAGAAGATCGATACAACGCAGCTAATTGATATGGAAAAATGGTATCAGCGTAAGGAAAGTATACAGCAACAAGAGAAGCAGCTGCAAGATCAGCTTCAGGCTGCCCAAGCGCAAATAGCAGAAGAGCTTTCGATCATTACCTCTGCTGGATATCTGGAAAGTAATTGGGAGCAAATGTTGAGCAATGAGCTTAATCTGATCGAACAACAGATGTTGAAGCAGCGCGATCAAGAGACTCACTTAAAGGTACAGGCTCGTCTGGCTGGGTTCGCGAATGATTTGCAGAATGGACTGCCCTGTCCCCTTTGCGGTGCGTTGGACCATCCTCAACCTATGCAATCTGCGTATGTAAATGAAGAACTTGACTCAAATGAGCGCTTAAAGAATGAGCTAGAGCAAAGCAAGCGTGATTTCTTGCAGGTGAGGGACAAACTGACGAAGTGCAATGTCGCGTTAATTGGCAAAAGAAATTCAGAGTCGCAATTGCTAAAAACGCTCGAGCAGTTGCAAGACTCTCTAGCTGCGCATATTGCGACGTTCGAATGGACAGGATATTCAACGGAAGATAGCAGCGCGTTCGAAGCACAAAAACAGAAGTTGAAGCTGAATGAAGAACAGTCTTCCAATCTTGAACTTCAGATTAAGCAGCAGCGTGAGGAGCTACAGCGAACGCAGGCAAGTATCAGCAGATTTGAAAAAGAATTGGATAGCATCCGCAATGAGATGGCTGTCGTGCAAGGATTGAGCATACACAACAAAGGTTTGCTACAGCAAATACAATGGGAAGAATTTAAAGATATTGCTATCGATGAGATCAGACATGATAAGCTAAATCTTGATAACCGTATTATCTATATTGAG
The DNA window shown above is from Sphingobacterium hotanense and carries:
- a CDS encoding SbcC/MukB-like Walker B domain-containing protein; translated protein: MLPLYLSIEGLYSYQEKQEIDFTQLTESGLFGIFGTVGSGKSSILEAISFALFGDTERLNKTDKRAYNMMNLKSNQTLIVFEFLNFENKKYRFVAQWKRRKNFEDTTTIERTAYEWKDENWIPMDSADGAKVTNLSYSNFRRTIIIPQGQFKEFLELKGKDRSEMMKEIFNLNKFDLGPKVGMLQAQNNRKLENMRGALSGFESISAEALSLKKKEVEEAKESLEITKQGYQELLQKVQSLQEYKDKQNELQSKSSQYQELSSKKEKVKQQEEELNRYEKTSNAFREPLNQIQSLNIDRESLIHKIENFQASKERQSQEIDVLEKEIQDIQKDYLGINTLRAKAEDYKHLLQIKENDKKEIELQHRLTKGDPIVIKAKATEDIVTNKLAELEKQLEILKAEKIDTTQLIDMEKWYQRKESIQQQEKQLQDQLQAAQAQIAEELSIITSAGYLESNWEQMLSNELNLIEQQMLKQRDQETHLKVQARLAGFANDLQNGLPCPLCGALDHPQPMQSAYVNEELDSNERLKNELEQSKRDFLQVRDKLTKCNVALIGKRNSESQLLKTLEQLQDSLAAHIATFEWTGYSTEDSSAFEAQKQKLKLNEEQSSNLELQIKQQREELQRTQASISRFEKELDSIRNEMAVVQGLSIHNKGLLQQIQWEEFKDIAIDEIRHDKLNLDNRIIYIESTYLQLTQKINTFKTKLAEIVGQYNTSKEQLSIYNQQIKARQEQLAKLLKEFQFNDITEVQQIIRRSIPVEQYRQEIQQFYIRLEVLESQIASLNEYLSSKAFTEEELETTADLFALKKEELELQLALTGALEKELSFITVEFGKKEKLLEEFEKLSNRGSNLKTLENLFKGNGFVNYISSIHLRQMCEMANHRFHRLTRNQLSLTVNENNEFEVIDYLNDGHRRSVKTLSGGQSFQASLCLALALAENIQSLNKADRNFFFIDEGFGTQDADSINTVFDTLQYLHQENRVVGIISHVEELKERIPSSITIVKDHEKGSRVSHSIN